A genome region from Leptodactylus fuscus isolate aLepFus1 chromosome 6, aLepFus1.hap2, whole genome shotgun sequence includes the following:
- the LOC142210151 gene encoding B-cell receptor CD22-like yields MREISALLFFILFQVCDGQPRKFNIPNKIEALLGSCVEIPCYTMEPPDGVNNRKVVWHVKPAPLGKRIIYSTDESQISPDYKNRAELVRPTINNCTLRIHTVKRKDVRTYYPEEEKRSFFVSVSDNVQLEVADRPSEPILSVPREIPVGESITITCMANYTCASSPPTFSWNVVGPYVTERSDLGNGTWAATSKLTYAPSEAENGSIIQCTVTYFGGQTISTTDRINIKGLDQKSNPYIGAIIGVICVILLLPLVFIIWRKRDSCDWRKKSEVSYTSVSDNFR; encoded by the exons ATGAGAGAAATATCTGCACTTCTGTTTTTTATCTTATTCCAAG TATGTGATGGTCAACCAAGGAAGTTTAACATCCCCAACAAGATCGAGGCCTTACTTGGCTCTTGCGTCGAGATCCCTTGTTACACTATGGAGCCGCCTGACGGAGTCAATAATAGAAAAGTGGTTTGGCACGTGAAACCGGCCCCCCTTGGAAAGAGGATTATCTATAGCACGGACGAATCCCAGATATCCCCAGATTATAAAAACCGCGCTGAACTGGTGAGACCTACAATAAACAATTGTACGCTGCGAATTCACACTGTGAAAAGGAAAGACGTGCGCACTTATTATCCAGAAGAGGAGAAGAGGTCGTTTTTCGTCAGCGTTTCTGATAATGTTCAGCTAGAAGTCGCAG ATCGCCCATCAGAGCCGATACTATCGGTGCCTAGAGAAATACCTGTGGGTGAAAGTATTACGATCACATGTATGGCGAATTATACCTGCGCTTCCAGCCCACCTACCTTCTCCTGGAACGTCGTTGGTCCTTATGTTACAGAGAGATCAGACCTTGGTAATGGGACGTGGGCAGCGACGTCTAAACTGACCTACGCACCTTCTGAAGCAGAGAAtggctctataatacagtgcacggTGACTTACTTTGGTGGGCAAACGATCAGCACTACGGACAGAATTAACATTAAGGGCT TGGACCAGAAATCAAATCCTTATATCGGAGCGATTATCGGAGTCATTTGCGTAATTTTACTTTTGCCGCTGGTATTCATCATTTGGAG AAAACGTGACTCTTGTGACTGGAGAAAGAAATCAGAGGTAAGTTATACATCTGTATCTGACAATTTCAGATAA